The proteins below are encoded in one region of Rhodopirellula halodulae:
- a CDS encoding alpha-E domain-containing protein produces the protein MLSRVAESVYWMSRQVERAENIARFLEVTLNLILDQPENLVDPWSPLVQVTADEEWFEAKYGKPDSRNVVQFLAFDDEYPNSMVSCLRAARENARGVRETLSSEAFEQLNEFYHFVGEASAAAAMDPTSQFFDDVRRQTLLWSGVFASTMAQDQGWHFANVGRMLERADKTSRILDVKYFNLLPNLADVGTAVDDLQWSALLLAISGFEAYRRDHHQIEIEKVVDFFLFNRTFPRSIHHCIASAGWSLREIEEASESNLQRTARPILDELQHRLAHTQVKEALAGGMHQFVDSVQIEINQIGEALGQDYFQTSVNS, from the coding sequence ATGCTTTCCCGCGTTGCCGAATCCGTTTACTGGATGAGTCGCCAAGTGGAGCGTGCCGAGAACATCGCACGTTTCTTGGAAGTCACATTGAATTTGATCCTTGATCAGCCGGAGAACTTGGTGGACCCATGGAGTCCGCTGGTCCAAGTCACCGCTGATGAGGAATGGTTCGAAGCCAAATATGGCAAACCGGACAGCCGCAACGTGGTTCAGTTCTTGGCGTTTGACGACGAGTACCCGAACTCGATGGTTTCGTGCTTACGAGCCGCCCGCGAAAATGCTCGCGGGGTTCGTGAGACGCTGTCGTCCGAAGCCTTCGAGCAGCTCAATGAGTTTTATCATTTCGTGGGCGAAGCCTCTGCTGCTGCCGCGATGGATCCGACCAGCCAGTTCTTTGACGATGTGCGTCGACAAACGTTGCTGTGGAGCGGTGTGTTTGCCAGCACGATGGCCCAAGATCAAGGTTGGCACTTCGCGAATGTGGGGCGGATGCTCGAGCGAGCCGACAAGACTTCCCGAATCTTGGATGTGAAGTATTTCAATCTGCTGCCAAACTTGGCGGACGTCGGAACGGCGGTGGATGATTTGCAGTGGTCGGCATTGCTGTTGGCGATCAGTGGGTTTGAAGCCTACCGGCGCGATCATCATCAAATCGAAATCGAAAAGGTGGTGGATTTCTTTTTGTTCAATCGAACCTTCCCCCGGTCGATTCATCACTGCATCGCGTCGGCGGGATGGTCGTTGCGAGAAATTGAAGAAGCGTCCGAGAGCAATCTTCAACGGACGGCACGTCCCATTTTGGATGAACTGCAGCATCGTTTGGCTCACACGCAAGTCAAAGAAGCCCTCGCGGGCGGAATGCACCAGTTTGTTGATTCGGTCCAGATCGAAATCAACCAGATTGGTGAAGCACTCGGACAAGACTATTTTCAAACATCGGTGAATTCATGA
- a CDS encoding transglutaminase family protein — protein MTIRVALHHKTSYHYERPIGVGPQQVRLRPAYHGRTPIVSYSLTVSPKDHFCNWQQDPFANPVARLVFEKPTNHLTVAVDLVADMTVINPFEFFVDDSAQEWPFEYGAETKRQLASYLTPGESSPKFMQWIETLPKKSERIIDFLVDVNRATQARVDYKIRLEPGVQTPEETLTLGSGSCRDSAWLLVNAFRQMGMAARFVSGYLIQLTADQESLDGPNGPAEDFCDLHAWTEVYLPGAGWVGLDPTSGLLAGEGHIPLACTPTFTDAAPIIGGHEPCEVEFAHEMSVTRVREDPRVTKPYADKTWKEILDAGRAIDEQLDQSDVRLTMGGEPTFVSIDNMDDPQWNTDAVGEEKRVLSNVLLNRLRKRWAPGSLLHYGQGKWYPGESLPRWALTCIWRRDGQPIWHDDQWIADEGKDYGHTHKDAERFVKSLARELNVSAKMTFPVHEDVFHYLWRENRLPIDVDPSDPKLEDPNERAMMMRTFNVGLGAPVGFVLPIRRAWWQARPGWISGRWPVRADRVYLIPGDSPIGLRLPLDRLPISSAVSAPFYTAPLDPTAPRGPLPTSEMPRGNEQDPRAHHREDRHDESREKIHPQVLDEEDDDNLPTSEDVVQTALCVECRYGRLHVFMPPTQRIEDYLDLITAVEQTCVSTGLPVIIEGYLPPHDDRVELFKVTPDPGVIEVNTQPTASWEQLVSLTESLYEEARKSRLGTDKFDLDGYHTGTGGGNHIVLGGRAASESPFLRRPDLLASFIRFWNNHPSLSYMFSSRFIGPTSQAPRMDEARQDASYEMDIALSQLPPVGNQVPPWMVDRLFRDLMVDLTGNTHRAEICVDKLYSPDSSTGRLGLVELRGFEMPPHEQMSLAQLLLIRSCVAAFWQQPYDRPLQHWGTRLHDRFLLPHFAWQDFRELIGELNAKGAPLSADWFAVHHEFRFPLIGEMKLDGMRLELRSAIEPWYVMGEEPGSSGTTRFVDSSLERLQVKLDGFDPEQHALMVGGREVPLHATGVAGQYVAGIRYRAWQPPRCLHPTIGVHTPLQFDVVNRAARRSVGGCTYHTVHPGGLAHERFPVNPKEAESRRASRFRPLTVTGGEVVLPGLSPRVGYEPFPITMDLRRN, from the coding sequence ATGACGATCCGCGTCGCTCTGCATCACAAGACGTCTTACCACTACGAACGACCCATCGGCGTTGGACCTCAACAAGTTCGGCTGCGTCCGGCCTATCACGGTCGCACGCCCATCGTCTCGTACAGTTTGACGGTGTCGCCGAAAGATCATTTTTGCAACTGGCAGCAGGACCCGTTTGCCAATCCGGTTGCGCGATTGGTGTTCGAGAAGCCAACGAACCACTTGACGGTCGCCGTTGATTTGGTCGCCGACATGACGGTGATCAACCCGTTTGAATTCTTCGTGGATGATTCCGCGCAAGAATGGCCGTTTGAATACGGCGCCGAAACCAAACGGCAATTGGCGAGTTACCTGACACCGGGTGAGTCGTCGCCCAAGTTCATGCAGTGGATTGAAACGCTGCCGAAGAAGTCCGAACGTATCATCGACTTTTTGGTCGACGTCAATCGAGCGACCCAGGCACGCGTGGATTACAAAATTCGTCTGGAACCCGGCGTGCAAACCCCGGAAGAAACGCTGACTCTGGGCAGTGGTTCCTGTCGCGATTCCGCGTGGTTGCTGGTCAACGCTTTTCGGCAAATGGGGATGGCGGCGCGATTTGTGTCCGGCTACCTGATTCAGTTGACAGCGGATCAGGAGTCTTTGGATGGACCCAACGGCCCGGCGGAAGACTTCTGTGATTTGCATGCTTGGACCGAGGTTTACTTGCCCGGTGCCGGGTGGGTGGGACTCGATCCAACGAGCGGTTTGCTGGCTGGCGAAGGCCACATTCCATTGGCGTGCACGCCCACCTTCACAGATGCGGCACCCATCATCGGCGGTCATGAACCGTGCGAGGTCGAATTCGCACACGAGATGTCCGTCACGCGGGTGCGTGAAGATCCTCGCGTGACCAAACCCTACGCCGACAAGACCTGGAAAGAGATCCTTGACGCCGGTCGAGCCATCGACGAACAGTTGGACCAATCCGATGTGCGTCTGACGATGGGCGGCGAGCCCACGTTCGTTTCGATCGACAACATGGATGATCCGCAATGGAACACCGATGCGGTGGGCGAAGAGAAACGGGTGCTTAGCAACGTGTTGCTGAATCGCTTGCGAAAGCGTTGGGCACCGGGCAGTTTGCTGCACTATGGTCAAGGCAAATGGTACCCGGGCGAGTCATTGCCGCGATGGGCGCTGACTTGCATTTGGCGACGTGACGGACAGCCCATCTGGCATGACGATCAATGGATCGCGGATGAAGGAAAGGACTACGGTCACACACACAAAGACGCGGAACGGTTTGTCAAGTCACTGGCACGAGAACTGAATGTCAGCGCGAAGATGACCTTTCCGGTCCACGAGGATGTGTTTCACTATCTTTGGCGAGAAAACCGACTGCCGATTGATGTGGATCCATCGGACCCGAAACTCGAAGATCCCAACGAACGCGCGATGATGATGCGGACGTTCAATGTTGGTTTGGGTGCACCGGTTGGCTTTGTGTTGCCCATACGACGTGCTTGGTGGCAAGCTCGACCGGGGTGGATTAGCGGACGTTGGCCTGTCCGAGCTGATCGCGTTTATTTGATCCCGGGTGATTCGCCGATCGGATTGCGTTTGCCTCTGGATCGTTTGCCAATCTCATCCGCGGTTTCGGCTCCGTTTTACACGGCGCCTTTGGATCCAACCGCACCCCGAGGGCCATTGCCCACGTCGGAGATGCCGCGTGGGAATGAACAAGACCCGCGTGCGCATCACCGCGAGGATCGCCACGACGAGTCTCGCGAAAAGATCCATCCTCAGGTCTTGGACGAAGAAGACGACGATAACTTGCCGACTAGTGAGGACGTGGTGCAAACCGCGCTTTGTGTCGAATGTCGTTATGGCCGATTGCATGTGTTCATGCCGCCGACGCAGCGGATCGAAGACTACTTGGACTTGATCACGGCGGTGGAACAAACCTGCGTTTCAACCGGTTTGCCCGTCATCATCGAAGGCTATTTGCCACCGCATGATGATCGCGTGGAACTGTTCAAGGTCACGCCGGATCCAGGTGTGATCGAGGTCAACACGCAACCCACCGCATCGTGGGAGCAGTTGGTGAGTTTGACCGAGTCGCTGTACGAGGAGGCTCGCAAGTCCCGATTGGGAACCGACAAGTTTGACTTGGATGGCTATCACACCGGCACCGGTGGCGGAAACCACATCGTGCTCGGGGGACGGGCTGCCAGCGAAAGCCCGTTTCTGCGACGACCGGATCTGCTCGCCAGCTTCATCCGATTTTGGAACAACCATCCGTCGTTGTCGTATATGTTCAGCAGTCGGTTCATCGGACCGACCAGCCAGGCACCGCGGATGGATGAAGCTCGCCAAGACGCGTCCTACGAGATGGACATCGCGCTGAGTCAATTGCCTCCCGTTGGCAATCAAGTTCCGCCGTGGATGGTGGATCGTTTGTTCCGCGACCTAATGGTCGATTTAACGGGGAACACGCACCGCGCCGAAATCTGTGTGGACAAGTTGTACTCGCCCGATAGCTCGACGGGACGATTGGGGCTGGTGGAGCTTCGCGGTTTTGAAATGCCACCTCACGAACAAATGAGTTTGGCGCAGTTGCTTCTGATTCGTTCCTGTGTCGCGGCGTTTTGGCAACAGCCATACGACCGTCCGCTGCAACATTGGGGCACGCGACTTCACGATCGTTTCTTGCTGCCGCATTTTGCCTGGCAAGATTTCCGAGAGTTGATTGGCGAATTGAACGCCAAGGGCGCGCCGCTGTCGGCGGATTGGTTCGCTGTGCATCACGAGTTTCGATTCCCGTTGATTGGCGAAATGAAACTGGATGGCATGCGATTGGAACTCCGCAGTGCAATCGAACCGTGGTACGTGATGGGTGAAGAACCCGGATCCTCCGGGACCACGCGTTTCGTTGATTCTTCACTGGAACGGTTGCAAGTGAAGCTGGATGGTTTCGATCCCGAACAACATGCATTGATGGTGGGCGGTCGTGAAGTGCCACTGCATGCGACCGGAGTGGCCGGACAATATGTGGCCGGAATTCGATACCGAGCCTGGCAGCCGCCTCGATGTTTGCACCCAACCATTGGGGTTCACACGCCGTTGCAATTCGATGTGGTGAATCGGGCGGCTCGTCGATCCGTTGGTGGTTGCACTTACCATACGGTGCACCCGGGCGGATTGGCTCACGAGCGGTTCCCGGTCAATCCGAAAGAAGCGGAATCGCGGCGAGCTTCTCGTTTTCGTCCCTTGACGGTCACGGGTGGCGAAGTGGTGTTGCCAGGTTTGTCGCCTCGGGTGGGTTACGAACCGTTCCCAATCACGATGGATCTGCGTCGCAATTGA
- a CDS encoding circularly permuted type 2 ATP-grasp protein: protein MIVDRLRDHRATVLSSPLPSQKNVPITTATAASDPSPTPPTPPLSLADYAAKANRFDECRSAQGSLRTCWKSIADEVASLGQSGLNDRESQIEQLIRENGSTFQVDTGEGTQTRPWQLATVPIAIAEQDWGRLASGLTQRTRVLEAVLADLLGPQRLLRERVLPPELVWDNPRFLRVYHNLPVSAGHRLHLTGFDVARANDGGWWVTGDRTRAPSGLGYLLENRIVHGRVFPHLSRTANVRRLACFFGKMRSHFRSLAPQQNNNPRVALLTPGQGSYRDFEDAYLARYLGYTLVQGRDLAVRGERLHLKTLGGLLPIEVLWRHVSDRKCDPLELEPHSSEGVTGLLRCKRGGQLAVVNSIGSVITEMPALIPFLPAAAKLLLGENLQLPSVATYWCGAAKERQYVLDHLDELVVRDAFAVNDTRPVIPENCTADEKHALIQQIKAEPNRFVGQQRLSHSVTPVWHQERFEPWHVSLRTFVLQTNNSVEVLPGALARVSPNEDLLSNSPVQGQLSQDCWIVSEKPVDHETTLLKTDHSTIVLRRSGAELPSRVAEHLFWLGRYVERCESITRLLRTTLARLAGEDDLSELPEMSRLVAALAAVGQLEPDYVIEGLDGAMPQLDSVLPSSVLDTSHPRALQSAILSSLSNATAVRDRISLDAYRIFQSVHADLAGTKRNVTPNVSRALERLNRLITHLLAFSGLTAESLTRTHGWRFLLLGRRLERADQTAELLLATMTRPIADEVGMCEAILDATDSLMTYRSRYLSLLRPAPTIDLLVTDETNPRSLRFQLNDIQQLLYDLPTDPGRVALGADERLARELQHPLLIADVATLTEVNSSGKRAQLQQLLELVQEKIPLLANAIAGRYLIHTAPEQTLTGDREQTLDEPLLPPDESQG from the coding sequence ATGATTGTTGACCGTTTGAGAGATCATCGGGCGACGGTGTTGTCATCCCCGCTCCCATCTCAGAAGAACGTGCCGATAACCACCGCAACCGCCGCATCGGATCCTTCGCCGACGCCCCCCACGCCACCGCTATCACTGGCGGATTATGCCGCGAAAGCAAATCGATTCGATGAGTGTCGATCGGCCCAGGGAAGCCTGCGCACGTGCTGGAAAAGCATCGCGGACGAAGTCGCTAGTCTCGGCCAATCGGGACTGAACGACCGCGAATCGCAAATCGAACAATTGATTCGCGAAAATGGTTCCACATTCCAAGTCGACACCGGCGAAGGCACCCAAACTCGGCCATGGCAATTGGCCACCGTGCCCATCGCGATTGCGGAACAAGACTGGGGACGATTGGCGTCGGGACTCACACAACGTACCCGCGTGCTCGAAGCGGTGCTGGCGGATTTGTTGGGGCCTCAGCGGTTGCTCCGCGAACGAGTGTTGCCGCCTGAGCTAGTGTGGGACAACCCCCGGTTCCTGCGGGTCTATCACAACTTGCCCGTGTCGGCGGGACATCGTTTGCACCTGACGGGCTTTGACGTGGCTCGAGCCAACGATGGTGGGTGGTGGGTCACCGGCGATCGCACACGAGCACCCAGTGGTCTGGGTTATCTGCTGGAAAATCGCATTGTGCACGGCCGGGTGTTTCCGCATCTGAGCCGGACCGCGAATGTTCGCCGATTGGCGTGTTTCTTTGGAAAGATGCGAAGCCATTTTCGATCGCTTGCTCCGCAGCAGAACAACAACCCTCGCGTCGCATTGCTGACGCCAGGGCAGGGTAGCTATCGAGACTTCGAAGATGCGTACCTCGCACGTTATCTCGGTTACACGTTGGTGCAGGGTCGCGACTTGGCCGTTCGCGGCGAACGATTGCACCTGAAGACGTTGGGCGGGTTGCTGCCGATTGAAGTGCTTTGGCGTCACGTGTCGGATCGCAAATGTGACCCGCTCGAATTGGAACCTCATTCATCCGAAGGCGTCACCGGTTTGCTGCGTTGCAAACGGGGCGGCCAGTTGGCGGTGGTCAATTCCATCGGCAGCGTGATCACGGAAATGCCGGCCCTGATTCCCTTCTTGCCCGCCGCCGCGAAGTTGTTGTTGGGCGAAAACCTGCAGTTGCCCAGCGTCGCAACTTATTGGTGTGGTGCGGCAAAAGAACGCCAGTACGTACTGGATCACTTGGATGAATTGGTCGTGCGAGACGCCTTTGCGGTCAATGACACGCGGCCAGTGATTCCCGAGAACTGCACGGCCGACGAGAAGCACGCGCTGATTCAGCAGATCAAAGCGGAACCCAATCGGTTTGTAGGACAACAACGGCTGTCGCACAGTGTCACACCGGTTTGGCATCAGGAGCGTTTCGAGCCGTGGCATGTTTCACTGCGGACGTTTGTGTTGCAGACGAACAACAGCGTGGAAGTGCTGCCCGGCGCGTTGGCCCGAGTCAGCCCCAATGAAGACCTGCTCAGCAATTCGCCGGTGCAAGGCCAGCTTTCGCAAGATTGCTGGATCGTCAGCGAAAAGCCGGTCGACCACGAAACAACGCTTCTGAAGACAGATCACAGCACGATCGTATTGCGACGAAGCGGTGCTGAATTGCCAAGTCGCGTTGCTGAGCATTTGTTTTGGTTGGGCCGATATGTGGAACGATGCGAGTCCATCACGCGTTTGTTGCGAACCACATTGGCAAGATTGGCCGGGGAAGATGACCTCAGTGAATTGCCGGAAATGAGCCGTCTGGTGGCGGCATTGGCAGCGGTCGGTCAGTTGGAACCGGACTACGTGATCGAGGGTCTCGACGGAGCGATGCCGCAATTGGATTCGGTGCTACCGTCCAGTGTGTTGGATACCAGCCATCCTCGTGCGTTGCAGTCCGCCATTCTCAGCTCGCTCAGCAACGCCACGGCGGTGCGAGATCGGATTTCGCTGGATGCTTATCGAATTTTCCAAAGCGTGCATGCCGATCTTGCGGGAACGAAACGCAACGTCACTCCCAATGTTTCGCGAGCACTGGAACGACTCAACCGCTTGATCACTCATCTCTTGGCGTTCAGCGGTTTGACGGCTGAAAGTTTGACTCGCACCCATGGTTGGCGATTCTTGTTGCTGGGTCGTCGCTTGGAACGCGCCGATCAGACGGCGGAATTGCTGCTGGCAACCATGACGCGTCCCATCGCGGATGAAGTGGGCATGTGCGAGGCGATCTTGGATGCCACCGATAGTTTGATGACCTACCGTTCGCGGTATCTGTCGCTGCTGCGTCCGGCTCCGACGATCGACTTGCTGGTGACGGACGAGACCAATCCGCGATCGTTGCGATTTCAACTGAATGACATTCAACAGTTGTTGTATGATCTGCCGACAGATCCCGGTCGGGTCGCGTTGGGTGCCGATGAACGTTTGGCTCGTGAGCTTCAGCATCCGTTGCTGATCGCGGATGTCGCCACGCTGACCGAAGTCAACAGTTCCGGAAAACGAGCTCAGTTGCAACAGTTGTTGGAATTGGTGCAGGAAAAGATCCCATTGCTCGCCAATGCGATTGCGGGCAGGTATTTGATTCACACCGCACCGGAACAAACGTTGACGGGCGATCGAGAACAAACGCTCGATGAACCTCTTTTGCCACCGGATGAATCACAAGGTTGA
- a CDS encoding transglutaminase family protein: protein MTRSVLYDIVHETRYDYTEPVAVCLNQLRMRPQTRLPWVECERCSVVIDPVPAKIDMHPDYFGNMVDSFAIESPHESLTVKVSSRVKVTETHPFEAQSIPSLQQVIESVRLGSSDADLSAKEYVFASPRISLDSQFADYARDAMQGCTSVLDAVDQLTKRIHDDFQYDSTATDVTTTTEDAFEMKAGVCQDFSHVQLACLRSLGVPARYVSGYLRTLPPPGKPRLIGNDESHAWISVYAGAQLGWVDFDPTNACQTGLDHIPVCIGRDYDDISPMRGIVLGGGTTTLSVRVDVAPVESEAAAEAITE, encoded by the coding sequence ATGACGCGATCGGTCCTTTACGACATTGTGCATGAAACCAGGTATGACTACACCGAGCCGGTGGCGGTGTGTTTGAACCAACTTCGCATGAGGCCTCAAACGAGATTGCCTTGGGTCGAATGCGAACGTTGTTCGGTGGTCATCGATCCGGTTCCCGCCAAGATCGACATGCATCCGGACTACTTTGGCAACATGGTGGATTCGTTTGCGATCGAATCCCCACATGAGTCGTTGACGGTCAAGGTTTCAAGCCGCGTCAAAGTCACGGAAACGCATCCCTTCGAGGCTCAATCAATTCCTTCGTTGCAGCAGGTCATTGAATCGGTTCGCTTGGGTTCGAGCGATGCGGATTTGTCCGCGAAAGAGTATGTGTTTGCTTCCCCGCGAATTTCTTTGGACTCGCAATTTGCAGACTACGCTCGCGACGCGATGCAAGGATGCACGTCGGTGTTGGACGCGGTCGATCAACTGACAAAGCGTATCCACGATGACTTTCAATACGATTCCACCGCGACAGATGTGACGACCACGACGGAAGATGCCTTCGAAATGAAAGCGGGTGTGTGTCAGGACTTCTCTCACGTGCAGTTGGCGTGTTTGCGAAGTTTGGGAGTGCCGGCACGCTACGTCAGTGGCTATTTGCGAACGTTACCGCCTCCCGGAAAACCGCGACTGATTGGCAACGATGAATCGCACGCATGGATCAGCGTTTACGCTGGTGCACAGTTGGGGTGGGTGGACTTTGATCCGACGAACGCCTGCCAAACAGGACTCGACCACATTCCGGTTTGCATCGGGCGTGATTACGACGACATCAGTCCGATGCGTGGGATCGTTTTGGGTGGCGGCACGACCACCTTGTCCGTTCGCGTGGACGTTGCCCCGGTCGAGTCCGAGGCTGCCGCCGAAGCGATCACCGAGTGA